The following proteins are encoded in a genomic region of Oncorhynchus kisutch isolate 150728-3 linkage group LG6, Okis_V2, whole genome shotgun sequence:
- the LOC109892139 gene encoding hexokinase-2: MSSTDTNAESDDPVPKGARLSRVANLDTIPPDTLSEVEECLQPFRLSLEKLQDVSSRLRKDLIRGLGKHTHCRAPVKMLPTFVRATPDGREKGDFLALDLGGTNFRVLHVRVVEEMQKLLKMDSKICAIPQEIMLGTGEQLFDHIAACLAEFLESLDLKDQTLPLGFTFSFPCEQKDIDKSLLIHWTKGFNCSGVVGEDVVRLLREAIHRRGDYDIGSVAMVNDTVGTMMSCGYRDQSCEIGMIIGTGTNACYMEEIKNVKRVEGEDGRMCINTEWGGFGDDGSLKDIQTEFDLVVDRDSLNPGVHVFEKMISGMYLGEIARLVLVKLARDKLLFGGDLSVALLTQDSFETRFISEIEEENTGLQKAQEILSKLDLPAGPVDCQIVRLVCDSLSTRSAQLCATALATIANRIRVNRGLDHLSTTVGVDGTVYKKHPNFSEKLQETVRILAPKCDITFLVSDDGSGKGAAMVTAVAQRLAMQSRILEDIDGEEEEDEEN, from the exons ATGAGTTCCACAGATACCAATGCCGAGAGCGACGACCCTGTCCCCAAGGGGGCCAGACTGAGCCGGGTCGCAAACCTGGACACCATCCCCCCAGACACCCTCAGTGAG GTAGAAGAGTGTCTGCAGCCTTTCCGTCTCTCTTTGGAGAAGCTGCAGGACGTGTCATCTCGCCTGAGGAAGGACCTGATCAGAGGGctgggcaaacacacacactgccggGCACCCGTCAAGATGCTGCCCACCTTTGTGAGGGCAACACCTGATGGGAGAG AGAAGGGGGACTTCCTGGCTCTAGACCTGGGCGGGACTAACTTCCGGGTGCTGCATGTCCGTGTGGTGGAGGAGATGCAGAAGCTCCTGAAGATGGACAGTAAGATCTGTGCCATCCCCCAGGAGATCATGCTGGGGACGggagaacag TTGTTTGACCACATCGCTGCATGCCTGGCTGAGTTCCTGGAGTCTCTGGACCTGAAGGATCAGACTCTGCCCCTAGGCTTcaccttctccttcccctgcgaGCAGAAAGATAtcgacaag AGCCTCCTGATCCACTGGACCAAAGGCTTTAACTGTTCCGGAGTGGTAGGAGAGGACGTTGTGAGGTTACTGAGAGAAGCCATCCACAGGAGAGGG GATTATGACATTGGTTCCGTTGCCATGGTGAACGACACGGTGGGGACCATGATGAGCTGTGGATACAGGGACCAGAGCTGTGAAATTGGCATGATCATTG GGACGGGGACGAATGCATGTTACATGGAGGAGATCAAAAACGTGAagagagtagagggggaagaCGGCCGCATGTGCATCAACACAGAGTGGGGGGGATTTGGAGACGACGGATccctaaaggacatccagactGAGTTTGACCTGGTGGTGGATCGAGACTCACTCAACCCAggcgtgcatgt CTTTGAGAAGATGATCAGTGGGATGTACCTGGGAGAGATAGCCAGGCTGGTGTTGGTGAAGCTGGCTCGGGACAAGCTACTGTTTGGAGGAGATCTATCAGTGGCCTTGCTCACACAGGACAGCTTTGAGACCAGATTCATCTCCGAGATAGAGGA GGAGAACACAGGACTGCAGAAGGCCCAGGAGATTCTGTCAAAGCTAGACCTGCCTGCCGGGCCTGTGGACTGTCAGATTGTGCGTCTGGTGTGTGACTCTCTCTCCACACGCTCGGCCCAGTTGTGTGCCACTGCCTTGGCAACCATTGCCAACCGTATCCGTGTCAACCGTGGACTGGACCATCTAAGCACCACAGTGGGGGTGGACGGCACAGTATACAAGAAACACCCCAA CTTCAGTGAGAAGCTCCAGGAGACCGTACGCATCCTGGCCCCCAAGTGTGATATCACTTTCCTCGTCTCCGACGACGGCAGCGGGAAGGGAGCTGCCATGGTAACGGCAGTGGCACAGAGGCTGGCCATGCAGTCCCGGATACTAGAGGACATcgatggagaggaggaagaggatgaagaaAATTAA